A genome region from Cervus canadensis isolate Bull #8, Minnesota chromosome 10, ASM1932006v1, whole genome shotgun sequence includes the following:
- the CPNE1 gene encoding copine-1 isoform X1, producing MAVVIRLQGLPIVAGTMDIRHFFSGLTIPDGGVHIVGGELGEAFIVFATDEDARLGMMRTGGTIKGSKVTLLLSSKTEMQNMIELSRRRFETANLDIPPANASRSGPPPSSGMSGRVNLPTTVPNFNNPSPSVVTATTSVHESSKNIQTFSTASIGTAPPNMGASFGSPTFSSTVPSTASPMNTVPPPPIPPIPAMPSLPPMPSIPPIPVPPPVPTMPPVPPVPPIPPVPSVPPMTPLPPMSGMPPLNPPPVAPLPAGMNGSGAPVNLNNNLNPVFLGPLNPVNPVQMNSQSSVKPLPINPDDLYVSVHGMPFSAMENDVRDFFHGLRVDAVHLLKDHVGRNNGNGLVKFLSPQDTFEALKRNRMLMIQRYVEVSPATERQWVAAGGHITFKQSIGPSGQTHPPPQPLPRSKSPSGQKRSRSRSPHEAGFCVYLKGLPFEAENKHVIDFFKKLDIVEDSIYIAYGPNGKATGEGFVEFRNEADYKAALCRHKQYMGNRFIQVHPITKKGMLEKIDMIRKRLQNFSYDQREMMLNPEGDVTSAKVCAHITNIPFSITKMDVLQFLEGIPVDENAVHVLVDNNGQGLGQALVQFKNEDDARKSERLHRKKLNGREAFVHVVSLEDMREIEKNPPAQGKKGLKMSVPGNPAVPGIPNVGMPNAGLPSSGMPSAGLPNAGMPNAGMPAAGMPAAGMPNAGIPSAGMPAAGMPGVGMPGAGMPSAGGEEHAFLAVGSKEANSGPPFNFPGNFGGSNAFGPPLPPPGLGGAFGDARPGMPSVGNSGLPGLGLDVPGFGGGPNNLSGPGFGGGPQNFGNGPGSLGGPPGFGSGPPGLGNAPGHLSGPPAFGPGPGPGPIHIGGPPGFGSSSGKPGPTIIKVQNMPFTVSIDEILDFFYGYQVIPGSVCLKYNEKGMPTGEAMVAFESRDEATAAVIDLNDRPIGSRKVKLVLG from the coding sequence ATGGCTGTGGTCATCCGTTTGCAAGGTCTCCCAATTGTGGCGGGGACCATGGACATTCGCCACTTCTTCTCTGGATTGACCATTCCTGATGGGGGCGTGCATATTGTAGGGGGTGAACTGGGTGAGGCTTTCATCGTTTTTGCCACTGATGAAGATGCAAGGCTTGGTATGATGCGCACAGGTGGTACAATTAAAGGGTCAAAAGTAACACTGTTGTTGAGTAGTAAAACGGAAATGCAGAATATGATTGAACTGAGTCGTAGGCGTTTTGAAACTGCCAACCTAGATATACCACCGGCAAATGCTAGTAGATCAGGACCGCCACCTAGCTCAGGAATGAGTGGCAGGGTGAACTTGCCTACAACGGTACCCAACTTTAATAATCCTTCACCCAGTGTAGTTACTGCCACCACTTCTGTTCATGAAAGCAGCAAAAACATACAGACATTTTCCACAGCCAGCATAGGAACGGCTCCTCCAAATATGGGGGCTTCCTTTGGGAGCCCAACGTTTAGCTCAACTGTTCCGAGCACAGCCTCTCCAATGAACACAGTCCCACCTCCACCAATTCCTCCAATCCCAGCGATGCCATCTTTGCCGCCAATGCCGTCTATTCCCCCAATACCAGTTCCTCCTCCGGTACCTACAATGCCTCCTGTGCCTCCTGTGCCCCCAATCCCCCCAGTCCCTTCTGTGCCACCCATGACCCCGCTGCCACCCATGTCAGGCATGCCACCTTTGAACCCGCCACCTGTGGCACCTCTACCTGCTGGAATGAATGGCTCTGGAGCACCTGTGAATCTGAACAATAACCTGAACCCTGTGTTTCTGGGTCCATTGAATCCTGTTAATCCTGTCCAGATGAACTCGCAAAGCAGTGTGAAACCACTTCCCATCAACCCTGATGATCTGTATGTCAGTGTGCATGGAATGCCCTTTTCTGCAATGGAAAATGATGTCCGAGATTTTTTCCATGGGCTCCGTGTTGATGCGGTGCATTTGTTGAAAGATCATGTAGGTCGAAATAATGGGAATGGATTGGTTAAGTTTCTCTCCCCTCAAGATACATTTGAAGCTTTGAAACGAAACAGAATGCTGATGATTCAACGCTATGTGGAAGTTAGTCCTGCCACAGAGAGACAGTGGGTAGCTGCTGGAGGCCATATCACTTTTAAGCAAAGTATAGGACCTTCTGGACAAACCCATCCCCCTCCTCAGCCACTTCCCAGGTCAAAATCGCCCAGTGGGCAGAAAAGGTCAAGGTCAAGATCACCACATGAGGCTGGTTTTTGTGTTTACTTGAAAGGGCTGCCATTTgaagcagaaaacaaacatgttattgatttttttaaaaagttggataTTGTGGAAGATAGTATTTATATTGCTTATGGACCCAATGGGAAAGCAACGGGTGAAGGCTTCGTAGAGTTCAGGAATGAGGCTGACTATAAGGCTGCTCTGTGTCGTCATAAACAGTACATGGGTAATCGCTTTATTCAAGTTCATCCAATTACCAAGAAAGGTATGCTAGAAAAGATAGATATGATTCGAAAAAGACTGCAAAACTTCAGCTATGACCAGAGGGAAATGATGTTAAATCCGGAGGGGGATGTCACCTCTGCCAAAGTCTGTGCCCATATAACAAATATTCCCTTCAGCATTACCAAGATGGATGTTCTTCAGTTCCTAGAAGGAATCCCAGTGGATGAAAATGCTGTACATGTTCTTGTTGATAACAATGGGCAAGGTCTAGGACAGGCATTggttcagtttaaaaatgaagatgatgcACGTAAGTCTGAACGCTTACACCGTAAAAAACTTAATGGGAGAGAAGCTTTTGTTCATGTAGTTTCTTTAGAAGATATGAGAGAGATTGAGAAAAATCCTCCTGCCCAAGGAAAAAAGGGGTTAAAGATGTCTGTGCCAGGTAATCCTGCAGTGCCAGGAATTCCCAATGTGGGAATGCCCAATGCGGGATTGCCCAGTTCAGGAATGCCCAGTGCGGGACTGCCTAATGCGGGAATGCCCAATGCGGGAATGCCTGCTGCAGGAATGCCTGCTGCGGGAATGCCCAATGCAGGAATTCCCAGTGCAGGCATGCCTGCTGCGGGAATGCCCGGTGTGGGAATGCCCGGTGCGGGAATGCCCAGTGCAGGAGGTGAAGAGCATGCCTTCTTGGCTGTAGGATCTAAGGAGGCCAACAGTGGGCCTCCATTTAACTTTCCTGGTAATTTTGGTGGGTCGAATGCCTTTGGAccaccactccctcctccaggattAGGAGGGGCCTTTGGTGATGCTAGGCCTGGAATGCCTTCAGTTGGAAATAGTGGTTTGCCTGGTCTAGGACTGGATGTTCCAGGTTTTGGAGGTGGACCAAATAATTTAAGTGGACCAGGATTTGGAGGGGGCCCTCAGAATTTTGGAAATGGCCCTGGTAGTTTAGGTGGCCCCCCTGGCTTTGGAAGCGGGCCCCCTGGCCTTGGAAATGCCCCTGGGCATTTGAGTGGGCCTCCAGCCTTTggtcctggccctggccctggcccaaTCCACATTGGTGGTCCTCCTGGCTTTGGATCTAGTTCTGGAAAACCAGGACCAACAATAATTAAAGTACAGAACATGCCCTTCACTGTGTCTATTGATGagattttagatttcttttacGGTTATCAAGTGATCCCAGGCTCAGTGTGTTTAAAGTACAATGAAAAAGGTATGCCCACCGGTGAAGCTATGGTGGCTTTCGAATCTCGGGATGAAGCCACAGCTGCTGTCATTGACTTAAATGACAGACCTATTGGCTCTAGGAAAGTAAAACTTGTATTAGGGTAG
- the CPNE1 gene encoding copine-1 isoform X2, which yields MAVVIRLQGLPIVAGTMDIRHFFSGLTIPDGGVHIVGGELGEAFIVFATDEDARLGMMRTGGTIKGSKVTLLLSSKTEMQNMIELSRRRFETANLDIPPANASRSGPPPSSGMSGRVNLPTTVPNFNNPSPSVVTATTSVHESSKNIQTFSTASIGTAPPNMGASFGSPTFSSTVPSTASPMNTVPPPPIPPIPAMPSLPPMPSIPPIPVPPPVPTMPPVPPVPPIPPVPSVPPMTPLPPMSGMPPLNPPPVAPLPAGMNGSGAPVNLNNNLNPVFLGPLNPVNPVQMNSQSSVKPLPINPDDLYVSVHGMPFSAMENDVRDFFHGLRVDAVHLLKDHVGRNNGNGLVKFLSPQDTFEALKRNRMLMIQRYVEVSPATERQWVAAGGHITFKQSIGPSGQTHPPPQPLPRSKSPSGQKRSRSRSPHEAGFCVYLKGLPFEAENKHVIDFFKKLDIVEDSIYIAYGPNGKATGEGFVEFRNEADYKAALCRHKQYMGNRFIQVHPITKKGMLEKIDMIRKRLQNFSYDQREMMLNPEGDVTSAKVCAHITNIPFSITKMDVLQFLEGIPVDENAVHVLVDNNGQGLGQALVQFKNEDDAHGPLRDLGSTVCFM from the coding sequence ATGGCTGTGGTCATCCGTTTGCAAGGTCTCCCAATTGTGGCGGGGACCATGGACATTCGCCACTTCTTCTCTGGATTGACCATTCCTGATGGGGGCGTGCATATTGTAGGGGGTGAACTGGGTGAGGCTTTCATCGTTTTTGCCACTGATGAAGATGCAAGGCTTGGTATGATGCGCACAGGTGGTACAATTAAAGGGTCAAAAGTAACACTGTTGTTGAGTAGTAAAACGGAAATGCAGAATATGATTGAACTGAGTCGTAGGCGTTTTGAAACTGCCAACCTAGATATACCACCGGCAAATGCTAGTAGATCAGGACCGCCACCTAGCTCAGGAATGAGTGGCAGGGTGAACTTGCCTACAACGGTACCCAACTTTAATAATCCTTCACCCAGTGTAGTTACTGCCACCACTTCTGTTCATGAAAGCAGCAAAAACATACAGACATTTTCCACAGCCAGCATAGGAACGGCTCCTCCAAATATGGGGGCTTCCTTTGGGAGCCCAACGTTTAGCTCAACTGTTCCGAGCACAGCCTCTCCAATGAACACAGTCCCACCTCCACCAATTCCTCCAATCCCAGCGATGCCATCTTTGCCGCCAATGCCGTCTATTCCCCCAATACCAGTTCCTCCTCCGGTACCTACAATGCCTCCTGTGCCTCCTGTGCCCCCAATCCCCCCAGTCCCTTCTGTGCCACCCATGACCCCGCTGCCACCCATGTCAGGCATGCCACCTTTGAACCCGCCACCTGTGGCACCTCTACCTGCTGGAATGAATGGCTCTGGAGCACCTGTGAATCTGAACAATAACCTGAACCCTGTGTTTCTGGGTCCATTGAATCCTGTTAATCCTGTCCAGATGAACTCGCAAAGCAGTGTGAAACCACTTCCCATCAACCCTGATGATCTGTATGTCAGTGTGCATGGAATGCCCTTTTCTGCAATGGAAAATGATGTCCGAGATTTTTTCCATGGGCTCCGTGTTGATGCGGTGCATTTGTTGAAAGATCATGTAGGTCGAAATAATGGGAATGGATTGGTTAAGTTTCTCTCCCCTCAAGATACATTTGAAGCTTTGAAACGAAACAGAATGCTGATGATTCAACGCTATGTGGAAGTTAGTCCTGCCACAGAGAGACAGTGGGTAGCTGCTGGAGGCCATATCACTTTTAAGCAAAGTATAGGACCTTCTGGACAAACCCATCCCCCTCCTCAGCCACTTCCCAGGTCAAAATCGCCCAGTGGGCAGAAAAGGTCAAGGTCAAGATCACCACATGAGGCTGGTTTTTGTGTTTACTTGAAAGGGCTGCCATTTgaagcagaaaacaaacatgttattgatttttttaaaaagttggataTTGTGGAAGATAGTATTTATATTGCTTATGGACCCAATGGGAAAGCAACGGGTGAAGGCTTCGTAGAGTTCAGGAATGAGGCTGACTATAAGGCTGCTCTGTGTCGTCATAAACAGTACATGGGTAATCGCTTTATTCAAGTTCATCCAATTACCAAGAAAGGTATGCTAGAAAAGATAGATATGATTCGAAAAAGACTGCAAAACTTCAGCTATGACCAGAGGGAAATGATGTTAAATCCGGAGGGGGATGTCACCTCTGCCAAAGTCTGTGCCCATATAACAAATATTCCCTTCAGCATTACCAAGATGGATGTTCTTCAGTTCCTAGAAGGAATCCCAGTGGATGAAAATGCTGTACATGTTCTTGTTGATAACAATGGGCAAGGTCTAGGACAGGCATTggttcagtttaaaaatgaagatgatgcAC